Proteins encoded in a region of the Rutidosis leptorrhynchoides isolate AG116_Rl617_1_P2 chromosome 9, CSIRO_AGI_Rlap_v1, whole genome shotgun sequence genome:
- the LOC139868136 gene encoding uncharacterized protein — protein sequence MNISLLLDTCGMFPLRQDRSSWSWRKILLIRPLIRNFIVCHIGDGKLGSAWFDDWPPLGPLNSLISTRDINRAGCNSKSTVSDIIENRMFKWPPDWLSKYPNLQLINAYVFTNEEDIYGWKKDDAVVFGFSVKNAWDSFRPRSAKVPWFSVVWYSQGIPKHSFLLWLVMGERLKMQDKLISWDIRDGSTPLCAFCKQCADSHAHLFFSYSYSANVWRMVQQMMILDIRSNDWHGVVDCVTPLASRNLAHVLVSKLCLAATIYDLWLERNNRIFKKVFRTEKQVFDAIFSNVRLQLMTIQFKSSSNVTRIREIWKLEDV from the coding sequence ATGAATATAAGCTTGCTTCTAGACACTTGTGGGATGTTCCCATTAAGGCAGGATCGATCATCGTGGAGTTGGAGGAAAATTTTATTGATCCGCCCTCTTATTCGAAATTTCATTGTTTGTCATATTGGAGATGGAAAGCTTGGGTCTGCTTGGTTTGATGACTGGCCACCTCTAGGTCCGTTGAATAGTCTTATTTCTACTCGTGATATTAATCGTGCAGGTTGTAATTCTAAGTCGACTGTTAGTGATATTATTGAGAACAGGATGTTTAAATGGCCTCCTGATTGGTTAAGTAAGTACCCGAATTTGCAGTTGATTAATGCTTATGTTTTCACGAATGAGGAAGATATTTATGGATGGAAAAAAGATGATGCTGTAGTGTTCGGTTTTTCTGTTAAGAATGCGTGGGATTCGTTTCGGCCAAGAAGTGCTAAGGTTCCATGGTTCTCGGTGGTATGGTACTCTCAAGGTATTCCTAAACACTCTTTTTTGTTGTGGCTCGTGATGGGAGAAAGATTAAAAATGCAAGATAAACTAATATCGTGGGATATTAGAGATGGATCTACTCCGTTGTGTGCTTTTTGCAAACAGTGTGCAGATTCTCATGCACACTTGTTTTTCTCGTATTCGTATTCTGCGAATGTGTGGAGGATGGTGCAACAGATGATGATCTTGGATATTCGTAGTAACGATTGGCATGGTGTGGTTGATTGTGTTACTCCCTTGGCGTCTCGGAATTTAGCTCATGTGCTGGTCTCAAAACTGTGTTTGGCTGCTACAATCTATGATTTATGGCTAGAGCGCAACAATAGAATTTTCAAGAAGGTCTTTCGTACAGAAAAGCAAGTGTTTGATGCTATATTTTCTAATGTGCGACTGCAGTTAATGACGATTCAGTTCAAAAGCTCCTCAAATGTCACTCGTATTAGAGAAATTTGGAAGTTGGAAGATGTTTAA